Proteins found in one Alicyclobacillus cycloheptanicus genomic segment:
- the larC gene encoding nickel pincer cofactor biosynthesis protein LarC, with protein sequence MRAAYFECPAGASGDMFLGAWLDTGIDQRAWRAILERLALEDVQISVATVFKQGIRATKVDVTAANEAWKYDEPSHAHDHGHESAHRHDHEHHHGHAHPHDHAHPHHSCLPHRGLRDIEAILHRADLPLPVRDNSLQAFRLLAEAEGYIHGIPPENVHFHEVGAVDAIVDIVGAMAGWYLAGMPQCYVSTIEVSGGTVTCAHGRMPVPAPAAARLLQGFVTRSSGDWGETVTPTGAAIIRTLAERGRRPEMSVEKEGYGAGSKELPVANVLRIQLGEVAPAPAHPEGEDTPSTFQAVDRKGDAARERVIVLEANIDDMPAEWVAHTTARLLELGALDAWVTPVVMKKGRPGYILHAQCKPDDRSRMETAMQDETTTLGVRGYEVERAVLSRKVVKVTTDFGSVGIKLALRDNQVVNVAPEYEDCRACAIRHSVPLKQVYQAALLAFASQDDEGCDFDFLRGDIHGCDG encoded by the coding sequence ATGCGCGCAGCCTACTTTGAATGTCCTGCCGGCGCGAGTGGGGACATGTTCCTCGGGGCATGGCTTGACACCGGGATCGACCAGCGTGCGTGGCGAGCGATTTTGGAGCGGCTGGCACTGGAGGATGTGCAGATTTCGGTCGCAACCGTGTTCAAACAAGGCATCCGCGCGACCAAGGTGGACGTGACCGCCGCCAACGAGGCGTGGAAGTATGATGAGCCGTCCCACGCCCATGATCACGGCCACGAGTCCGCCCATCGCCACGACCATGAGCATCATCATGGGCACGCGCATCCTCATGACCACGCGCATCCTCATCACTCGTGCCTTCCACATCGCGGCTTGCGTGACATTGAGGCCATTTTGCATCGAGCCGATCTGCCGTTGCCGGTACGGGACAACAGCTTGCAGGCGTTTCGGCTGCTTGCGGAGGCTGAGGGATATATCCATGGAATTCCCCCGGAGAACGTTCATTTTCACGAAGTCGGGGCCGTCGACGCCATCGTAGATATTGTCGGGGCAATGGCCGGCTGGTACTTGGCCGGGATGCCGCAATGCTATGTTTCGACGATTGAAGTGAGCGGCGGGACCGTCACCTGCGCCCATGGAAGAATGCCGGTGCCCGCTCCGGCAGCGGCCCGTCTCCTCCAAGGCTTTGTCACACGTTCGTCCGGGGATTGGGGAGAAACGGTGACGCCGACCGGGGCAGCCATCATTCGGACGTTGGCCGAGCGAGGCAGAAGGCCGGAGATGTCTGTGGAGAAGGAAGGGTATGGCGCTGGCAGCAAGGAGTTGCCGGTTGCAAATGTACTGCGGATCCAGCTCGGCGAAGTCGCCCCCGCCCCCGCTCACCCTGAAGGTGAAGATACGCCGTCGACGTTCCAGGCGGTCGATCGCAAGGGTGACGCAGCGCGTGAACGTGTTATCGTCCTCGAAGCCAATATTGACGACATGCCAGCGGAATGGGTCGCGCACACCACGGCCCGTTTGCTTGAACTGGGCGCGTTGGATGCCTGGGTGACGCCGGTCGTGATGAAGAAGGGCCGACCCGGGTATATCCTCCACGCCCAGTGTAAACCAGACGATCGGTCGCGCATGGAAACGGCAATGCAGGATGAAACAACCACGCTGGGCGTACGGGGGTACGAAGTTGAACGCGCTGTGCTTTCGCGGAAGGTGGTCAAGGTCACGACTGACTTTGGTTCTGTGGGCATCAAGTTGGCCCTGCGGGACAATCAGGTCGTCAATGTGGCGCCTGAGTATGAAGATTGCCGCGCATGTGCCATTCGCCACAGTGTCCCCTTGAAACAGGTGTACCAGGCGGCGTTGCTGGCGTTTGCATCTCAAGACGACGAGGGGTGCGATTTTGACTTTCTGAGGGGAGACATTCATGGATGCGATGGATGA
- the larB gene encoding nickel pincer cofactor biosynthesis protein LarB, whose amino-acid sequence MDYRAILEGVQTGNMSIDQGLQALRKLGADELGYATLDHHRALRRGFPEVVYCEGKTPEQSAQILIRLAETGEGPVLGTRAGREVFDLVRRTHPSFEYEELSRMVFLRRGIGSPKGQVLVIAAGTSDLPVANEAVLTLELMGARVEQMIDVGVAGLHRLLGQLDRLYQARVLVVVAGMEGALPSVVAGLVDQPVIAVPTSVGYGSHLGGLTPLLSMLNSCSSGVGVVNIDNGFGAGYLAAMINRMGE is encoded by the coding sequence ATGGATTATCGAGCGATTTTGGAAGGTGTTCAAACCGGGAACATGTCCATCGACCAAGGGTTGCAGGCTCTCCGGAAGTTAGGGGCCGATGAACTCGGGTATGCCACGCTTGACCACCATCGCGCCCTGCGCAGGGGGTTTCCGGAAGTGGTGTACTGTGAGGGGAAAACGCCCGAGCAGTCTGCGCAAATTCTCATCCGGCTTGCGGAGACGGGGGAGGGGCCTGTGCTTGGGACGCGCGCCGGACGTGAGGTGTTCGATCTCGTCCGGCGCACGCATCCCTCGTTCGAGTATGAAGAACTGTCCCGCATGGTGTTTTTGCGGCGGGGGATTGGTTCGCCCAAAGGACAGGTACTTGTGATTGCGGCGGGTACGTCCGATCTGCCCGTTGCGAATGAAGCAGTCCTGACACTGGAACTGATGGGTGCACGGGTAGAACAAATGATCGACGTCGGTGTTGCCGGATTGCACCGCCTGCTCGGTCAACTGGATCGACTCTATCAGGCGCGCGTGCTGGTTGTTGTTGCCGGCATGGAGGGTGCGTTGCCGAGTGTCGTCGCGGGGCTGGTTGACCAACCCGTGATCGCGGTGCCGACCAGTGTTGGCTACGGCAGCCACCTCGGGGGGCTGACACCGCTGTTATCGATGTTGAACAGTTGTTCCTCCGGGGTCGGTGTGGTCAACATTGATAACGGGTTCGGTGCCGGTTATCTCGCAGCGATGATCAATCGAATGGGGGAGTGA
- a CDS encoding dihydrodipicolinate synthase family protein: MLKGMVAAMFTPVENQRVSFAGLEAYVQWLIEQGTEGLFFLGTTGEGLLVPENDREAAVACVVKAAANRVPVVVQCGGMALHQTLERVSSAVRAGADAIALLTPFFYAHDQQALERYYDEVLAAWPEVPFYLYSIPKYANNAVSPNLLQTLLKRHVNLIGIKDSSGSVEQLQAYRDAAPEAAVFIGSDTMFQEAYVRGAAGVVSGLAAVFPALAVRAWRRLSAGDSSGAQQMKEICDVFHEFSTIPAGRAVLTRNGMPVGEPFKPLLPLTVEQQTQLFSALQRLDLGLLRQD, translated from the coding sequence TTGCTGAAGGGCATGGTTGCGGCGATGTTCACGCCTGTGGAGAACCAGCGCGTCTCGTTCGCCGGGCTTGAGGCGTACGTACAGTGGCTGATTGAACAAGGGACGGAAGGGCTGTTCTTCCTGGGTACAACGGGGGAAGGCCTTCTGGTGCCGGAGAACGACCGGGAAGCCGCAGTGGCATGCGTGGTCAAGGCAGCCGCCAACCGGGTGCCTGTGGTTGTTCAGTGCGGGGGAATGGCTCTGCATCAAACACTGGAACGCGTGTCCAGCGCCGTGCGGGCAGGGGCCGACGCGATCGCGCTATTGACCCCGTTTTTCTACGCGCACGACCAGCAGGCGCTTGAACGTTACTACGACGAGGTGCTGGCGGCCTGGCCCGAGGTGCCGTTCTATCTGTACAGCATCCCGAAATACGCCAACAATGCGGTGTCGCCGAACCTTCTGCAGACCCTCTTGAAACGTCATGTGAACCTCATCGGCATCAAGGATTCGAGTGGATCGGTCGAGCAGCTTCAGGCCTACCGGGATGCGGCGCCCGAGGCTGCTGTTTTCATCGGCAGCGACACAATGTTTCAGGAAGCCTATGTACGCGGTGCCGCCGGCGTTGTCTCGGGGCTGGCGGCTGTGTTCCCGGCCTTGGCTGTTCGGGCCTGGCGACGTCTCTCGGCGGGGGATTCGTCCGGCGCACAGCAGATGAAGGAGATTTGCGATGTGTTTCATGAATTTTCGACGATTCCTGCTGGGCGTGCGGTTTTGACACGCAACGGGATGCCTGTCGGTGAACCGTTCAAGCCCCTTTTGCCGCTCACCGTGGAACAGCAAACGCAACTGTTCAGTGCGCTGCAACGGTTGGACCTGGGGCTGTTGCGGCAGGACTGA
- the dgoD gene encoding galactonate dehydratase: MKITKLELFQIPPRWLFLKLSTDEGLAGWGEPVVEGRAATVAAAVRELEGYLIGRDPNQIEDIWQVLYRGGFYRGGPILMSAIAGIDQALWDLKGRRYGLPVYEFLGGAVRSRVRVYAWIGGDRPSEVGTAAKEKAELGFTAVKMNASEEMHYIDSHAKVDAIVSRVAAVREAVGKDFGIAVDFHGRIHKSMAKIVARALDAFHLMFIEEPVLPENQEALREVARYTSVPIATGERMFSRWDFKHLLADGCVDIIQPDLSHAGGISEVRKIAAMAEAYDVAVAPHCPLGPLALASSLQVDAATPNVFIQEQSLGIHYNQGNDLLDYLKDPSVFRYHEGYVDLPRQSGLGVDIDEERVREAAAAGHDWKNPVWRNADGTVAEW; encoded by the coding sequence ATGAAAATTACCAAACTGGAGCTGTTTCAAATTCCGCCGCGTTGGCTGTTTCTCAAACTTTCGACGGACGAAGGCCTCGCTGGGTGGGGGGAGCCCGTCGTTGAAGGACGGGCGGCAACGGTTGCGGCAGCTGTGCGGGAACTGGAAGGGTATTTGATTGGGCGTGATCCAAATCAGATTGAAGATATCTGGCAGGTGCTGTACCGGGGCGGGTTCTACCGAGGAGGGCCCATACTGATGAGTGCGATTGCCGGGATCGACCAAGCGTTGTGGGACTTGAAAGGCAGGCGGTACGGCTTGCCTGTGTACGAGTTTCTTGGGGGCGCTGTCAGAAGCCGGGTTCGGGTGTACGCGTGGATTGGCGGCGACCGCCCGTCCGAGGTGGGTACGGCGGCCAAGGAAAAGGCTGAGCTGGGGTTCACGGCTGTCAAGATGAACGCCAGCGAAGAGATGCACTACATAGATTCGCATGCCAAGGTGGATGCGATCGTCAGCCGTGTGGCGGCCGTGCGTGAGGCGGTTGGCAAGGACTTCGGAATCGCGGTGGACTTTCACGGCCGCATTCACAAGTCGATGGCGAAGATCGTAGCCAGAGCGCTCGACGCGTTCCATTTGATGTTCATCGAGGAACCTGTACTTCCTGAGAACCAGGAAGCCTTGAGGGAAGTGGCGCGCTACACGTCCGTTCCGATTGCAACTGGTGAACGGATGTTCTCGCGATGGGACTTCAAGCATCTGCTGGCTGATGGCTGCGTGGACATCATTCAACCCGATCTTTCGCATGCGGGCGGGATTTCGGAAGTCCGAAAAATTGCAGCGATGGCAGAAGCGTACGACGTCGCCGTCGCGCCCCACTGCCCGCTGGGTCCATTGGCGCTCGCGTCGAGCTTGCAAGTCGACGCTGCGACGCCGAACGTCTTTATCCAAGAACAAAGTCTCGGGATTCATTACAACCAGGGGAACGACCTGTTGGACTACCTGAAGGACCCGTCGGTTTTTCGATACCACGAGGGGTATGTGGACCTGCCCCGCCAGAGCGGGCTGGGCGTCGACATTGACGAAGAACGCGTACGGGAAGCCGCTGCGGCAGGCCATGACTGGAAAAATCCTGTCTGGAGGAATGCGGACGGGACCGTTGCCGAGTGGTAA
- the larE gene encoding ATP-dependent sacrificial sulfur transferase LarE, with product MHEAWEKYERLLAQIRGLQRVLVAFSGGVDSTFLLKASLEAVGPENVLAVTADSETYPERERDAATELAAELGSPHVVIETSELAIPGYAENPVNRCYFCKFDLFSHLAPIGRERGFEHLVFGAIADDLGDFRPGLQAAKEQGVHAPLQDVMLYKREIRHLSKALGLRTWDKPSMACLSSRIPYGERITVEKLSMVDQAEFFLQQLGFRQLRVRHHESTARIEVPPEQIVDVAKLADMITTKFQEIGYRYVTLDLQGYRTGSLNELLPKYAVSARQ from the coding sequence TTGCATGAGGCATGGGAGAAATATGAACGTCTACTGGCGCAGATTCGCGGATTGCAGCGCGTTCTTGTCGCGTTCTCGGGCGGTGTAGATAGTACCTTCTTGCTAAAAGCATCCCTTGAAGCGGTGGGGCCGGAAAACGTATTGGCCGTTACAGCGGACTCAGAAACGTATCCGGAACGCGAGCGAGATGCAGCAACGGAGCTGGCAGCGGAACTCGGCAGCCCGCACGTGGTGATTGAAACCAGTGAGCTCGCGATTCCCGGTTATGCGGAAAACCCCGTGAATCGGTGCTACTTCTGTAAATTTGACCTCTTTTCCCACCTGGCCCCGATTGGACGTGAACGTGGTTTCGAACACCTTGTCTTTGGCGCCATTGCGGACGACCTGGGGGATTTCCGTCCAGGTCTTCAGGCTGCCAAGGAACAGGGCGTACATGCGCCTTTACAGGACGTGATGCTGTACAAGCGCGAGATTCGCCATCTTTCGAAGGCACTCGGCTTGCGCACCTGGGATAAACCTTCCATGGCGTGCTTGTCGTCACGGATTCCCTATGGAGAAAGAATCACCGTTGAGAAGCTCTCCATGGTCGATCAGGCGGAATTTTTCCTGCAGCAGCTCGGTTTTCGCCAACTCCGTGTTCGTCACCATGAGTCCACGGCCAGAATTGAGGTACCACCCGAACAGATTGTGGATGTCGCAAAGTTGGCAGATATGATTACGACGAAGTTCCAAGAAATTGGTTATCGATACGTCACGCTCGATTTACAAGGGTATCGTACGGGAAGTCTGAACGAACTGCTTCCGAAGTACGCTGTATCCGCACGCCAGTAG
- a CDS encoding nickel pincer cofactor-dependent isomerase, group 22 has product MGVVEELIQSMPLPKMIRIRQHFPSPVVADIEQTIHEAFQQEAKHIQWPSGGEVAVVVGSRGIADLHLVTRAVVAEIRRHGCSPFIVPGMGSHGGATAEGQREIIEGYGVTEAFVGAPIRSSMEVVQIGELQNGLPVYMDRIAYGAEGIFVVNRIKPHTAFRGPFESGIVKMIAIGLGKQKGAEACHKLGFGHMAEHIVEVAKAAIGTGKILGGVAVLENAYDRIAEAHVLPAAQILDREPPLLVRAKSYMPRIFVDDIDVLVVDEIGKDISGDGMDPNITGRYATPFATGGPNVTRICVRRLTERTHGNANGLGVADTTTRQAFEAVEFDMTYPNALTSTVIEPVKLPMILANDRLAIQAAVKTSHVLKEQDVRMVHIRNTLRMDVIRVSESILPLLRERPDVEILGEPKAWKFHDDGSLDVDDAWVE; this is encoded by the coding sequence ATGGGCGTTGTTGAGGAATTGATACAGTCGATGCCTTTGCCGAAGATGATTCGCATCCGGCAGCACTTTCCGAGTCCGGTCGTGGCCGACATTGAGCAGACGATTCACGAGGCATTTCAGCAGGAAGCAAAACATATTCAGTGGCCTTCGGGCGGCGAGGTCGCGGTGGTGGTTGGCAGCCGCGGCATCGCGGATCTTCATCTGGTCACGCGCGCTGTGGTCGCGGAAATCCGCAGACATGGGTGCTCGCCGTTCATCGTTCCGGGCATGGGCAGCCATGGCGGCGCCACCGCTGAAGGACAACGGGAAATTATCGAGGGATATGGTGTCACGGAAGCGTTTGTCGGTGCCCCCATTCGCTCTTCGATGGAAGTCGTTCAGATTGGCGAACTCCAAAATGGCCTGCCGGTGTATATGGACCGCATTGCGTATGGTGCGGAAGGGATTTTTGTGGTGAATCGCATCAAACCACATACGGCCTTTCGCGGCCCTTTTGAGAGCGGCATCGTGAAGATGATTGCCATTGGCCTTGGCAAGCAGAAAGGTGCCGAAGCCTGTCACAAATTAGGGTTTGGCCACATGGCGGAGCACATCGTCGAGGTTGCGAAAGCGGCGATTGGAACGGGAAAAATCCTCGGGGGTGTCGCAGTACTGGAGAACGCGTACGACCGAATCGCGGAAGCGCATGTGCTGCCTGCTGCACAGATTCTGGACCGTGAACCGCCGCTATTGGTTCGGGCCAAATCCTATATGCCAAGAATTTTCGTAGACGACATCGATGTATTGGTGGTCGACGAGATTGGCAAGGACATCAGCGGTGACGGGATGGACCCGAACATCACAGGGCGTTATGCCACACCGTTTGCCACGGGAGGACCCAACGTCACCCGTATCTGTGTCCGCCGGTTGACGGAGCGCACGCACGGGAATGCGAACGGATTGGGTGTGGCAGATACGACCACCCGCCAGGCGTTCGAAGCCGTCGAGTTTGACATGACGTATCCAAATGCCCTGACCTCTACGGTCATCGAGCCCGTGAAATTACCGATGATTCTGGCCAACGACCGGCTGGCCATTCAGGCTGCCGTGAAGACCAGTCATGTTCTCAAGGAGCAAGACGTGCGAATGGTGCACATTCGCAACACACTTCGCATGGATGTCATTCGGGTCTCCGAATCCATTTTGCCGCTGCTTCGGGAACGACCGGACGTTGAAATCCTTGGAGAACCAAAAGCATGGAAGTTCCATGACGACGGCTCGCTGGATGTAGACGATGCGTGGGTAGAGTGA
- a CDS encoding SDR family NAD(P)-dependent oxidoreductase, which produces MRLQDKVCLITGGGKGIGAATAIAFAREGAWVEIGDVDTAAGQETAQAIENELGKRAVATHVDVTDARSVARWAADIMGRHGRIDVLFNNAGISAVGPLHEIDQSLWERVMAVNVTGVYLVSRAVLPIMMDQKSGSVINMSSCIAALGLMRRAAYAATKGAILSMTKSMQVDYAPYGIRVNALMPGTIYTPFVQDYIERSYDDPQSAIQGLKARQLGGELGTPEDVAMAAVYLASDESKYVMGTGLAVDGGVTAGKFS; this is translated from the coding sequence ATGCGGCTGCAGGACAAAGTCTGCTTGATCACCGGAGGAGGAAAAGGCATTGGTGCCGCGACGGCGATTGCGTTCGCGCGCGAAGGCGCCTGGGTGGAGATTGGGGATGTCGACACGGCAGCGGGACAGGAGACGGCGCAGGCAATTGAGAATGAACTCGGCAAGCGCGCTGTGGCGACGCACGTGGATGTCACGGATGCCCGTTCTGTGGCCCGATGGGCAGCGGATATCATGGGGCGCCATGGGAGAATCGATGTACTTTTCAACAACGCCGGCATCAGCGCTGTCGGTCCGTTGCATGAAATCGACCAGTCGCTTTGGGAGCGCGTCATGGCCGTGAACGTAACGGGGGTATACCTGGTGTCCAGGGCCGTACTGCCGATCATGATGGACCAAAAGTCGGGATCGGTCATCAATATGTCTTCCTGTATTGCCGCGCTTGGATTGATGCGTCGTGCGGCTTACGCTGCCACGAAAGGCGCAATTCTGTCGATGACAAAGTCCATGCAAGTGGACTACGCGCCCTACGGCATCCGGGTGAACGCGTTGATGCCAGGCACCATCTACACGCCGTTTGTCCAGGATTACATTGAAAGGTCTTACGACGATCCACAGTCTGCCATTCAGGGTTTGAAAGCACGCCAGCTCGGCGGCGAGCTCGGAACCCCGGAGGACGTTGCAATGGCTGCGGTATACCTGGCGTCAGACGAGTCCAAGTACGTGATGGGAACCGGATTGGCGGTCGATGGCGGCGTGACTGCGGGGAAGTTTTCATAA
- a CDS encoding sigma 54-interacting transcriptional regulator: MEIVLVAPYQRMVRDAQEICRMYGERIKIVHGCMDDGVQLGKRAVENGAGVIISRGGTWVRLSEAVSAPVVEIAVTPYDVLRALQRARGMGRKFGVAGFSNVIASMREWVSMLNVPVVPIEIDDDTEQTRNTVLQAIERERVDCLLGDTTILEYSVDFGVPCVLIESGKEAIWEAIQEAKRLVAARMVERKRHASLHTALDRVHQGILVADREVVQFANRTVLQLIGRDACAGLSIRDCLPPALYEFLENSSGRDSEILQLGAKLWFVERYPLLDDGRFFITLHLVDDIETIERRVRQRRAGTGHVARYTFDDLVGQSPAMRFVISRATQFAQADSSVLIVGETGTGKEMLAQSIHNASSRAQGPFVGVNCAALPEQLLESELFGYEEGAFTGAKRGGKPGLFELAHGGTLFLDEIGETSLHVQQRLLRVLQERQVMRIGGERLISVDVRVVAATNQPLWRFVQEGKFRKDLFFRLDVLRLNTIPLRERREDIPDLTEHMLYQLWYQRKGVGVRPRLDPAIFPLLQAYDWPGNVRELQSMLDYLLATQVQGKIGVEAIEEWVEQKALPPVAGTVDSATSSEGAFRSKLEPYDAPDAKQSVALAQLPGRTMEEIERWAIEQTLAETSGDMTRAAQMLGISRTTLWRKMKQWQTETMA, from the coding sequence CCGTGGAGAACGGTGCTGGCGTCATCATCAGCCGCGGCGGTACATGGGTGCGTCTTTCCGAGGCTGTGTCGGCGCCAGTGGTTGAAATCGCTGTCACGCCCTATGATGTGCTCCGCGCGCTGCAACGTGCACGCGGCATGGGCAGAAAATTTGGCGTGGCGGGCTTCAGCAATGTCATCGCCAGTATGCGTGAATGGGTTTCCATGTTGAATGTACCGGTCGTGCCAATTGAGATTGATGATGATACGGAGCAGACAAGAAACACCGTGTTGCAGGCCATTGAACGAGAGCGGGTTGACTGTCTGCTTGGCGATACAACCATTTTGGAGTACTCCGTCGATTTCGGCGTTCCGTGCGTACTGATTGAATCAGGCAAGGAAGCCATTTGGGAAGCCATCCAGGAAGCCAAGCGACTGGTTGCTGCCCGGATGGTCGAGCGCAAGAGGCACGCCTCTTTACATACGGCATTGGACAGGGTCCATCAGGGGATTCTAGTTGCGGACCGCGAGGTCGTACAATTCGCGAACCGTACGGTTCTACAGTTGATTGGACGGGATGCCTGTGCGGGGTTGTCCATCCGGGACTGTTTACCTCCGGCGCTGTACGAGTTCCTCGAAAATTCATCAGGTCGGGACTCGGAGATTTTGCAACTTGGCGCCAAACTTTGGTTTGTCGAACGGTATCCACTCCTCGATGATGGACGGTTTTTCATTACCTTGCACCTGGTCGACGACATCGAAACGATTGAACGGAGAGTTCGTCAACGCCGGGCAGGCACGGGACATGTCGCGCGTTATACATTTGATGATTTGGTTGGACAGTCGCCCGCCATGCGCTTTGTCATCAGCCGTGCCACGCAATTTGCGCAGGCCGACTCCTCCGTACTCATTGTCGGGGAAACGGGGACGGGTAAGGAAATGCTGGCGCAGTCCATCCACAACGCAAGTTCACGAGCCCAGGGACCGTTTGTCGGTGTAAACTGCGCGGCGCTGCCAGAACAACTGCTCGAGAGCGAGCTGTTTGGTTACGAAGAAGGCGCGTTCACAGGCGCCAAGCGAGGCGGAAAGCCCGGCTTGTTTGAACTGGCGCATGGCGGAACCCTGTTTCTCGATGAGATCGGCGAGACTTCCCTTCACGTGCAACAGCGCCTGCTGCGCGTTTTGCAAGAGCGACAGGTCATGCGGATTGGCGGCGAACGACTGATTTCGGTGGACGTGCGCGTGGTCGCGGCCACGAACCAGCCGCTGTGGCGGTTCGTCCAAGAAGGCAAGTTTCGCAAGGACTTGTTCTTCCGTCTCGACGTCCTTCGGCTGAATACGATTCCGCTGAGAGAACGGCGAGAGGACATTCCTGACCTCACCGAACACATGCTCTATCAACTTTGGTATCAAAGGAAGGGCGTCGGCGTGCGGCCGCGGCTCGATCCCGCCATATTCCCGCTCCTGCAGGCGTACGACTGGCCAGGGAACGTTCGGGAACTCCAGAGTATGCTCGACTATCTGCTGGCCACACAGGTTCAAGGAAAAATTGGCGTAGAAGCGATTGAGGAATGGGTCGAGCAGAAGGCACTTCCGCCGGTTGCCGGAACTGTCGATAGCGCGACGTCTTCTGAAGGCGCTTTCCGTTCCAAGCTGGAACCGTATGATGCACCGGACGCCAAACAGTCCGTCGCTCTGGCGCAGTTGCCCGGCCGGACGATGGAGGAGATCGAACGGTGGGCGATTGAACAGACACTGGCTGAGACCAGCGGTGATATGACGAGGGCTGCGCAGATGTTAGGGATCAGCCGTACAACCTTGTGGCGCAAAATGAAGCAGTGGCAGACGGAAACGATGGCATGA